A region of Pempheris klunzingeri isolate RE-2024b chromosome 15, fPemKlu1.hap1, whole genome shotgun sequence DNA encodes the following proteins:
- the cdc73 gene encoding parafibromin: MADVLSVLRQYNIQKKEIVAKGDEVIFGEFSWPKNVKTNYIIWGTGKEGQPKEYYTLDSILFLLNNVHLPHPSYVRRAATENIPVVRRPDRKGLLLYLNGESSTSTSIDRSAPIEIGLQRPTQVKRAADEVSSEAKKPRIEDEERVRLDKERLAARLEGHKEGIVQTDQIRSLSEAMSVEKIAAIKAKIMAKKRSTIKTDLDDDITLKQRSFVDAEVDVTRDIVSRERVWRTRTTILQSTGKNFSKNIFAILQSVKAREEGRAPEQRPAQNTTQADPSLRNKQPVPAAYNRYDQERFKGKEETEGFKIDTMGTYHGMTLKSVTEGASARKAQTPALQPVPRPVSQARPPPNQKKGSRTPIVIIPAATTSLITMLNAKDLLQDLKFVTPEEKKKQGIQRDNEVLLQRRKDQIQPGGTTLSVTVPYRIIDQPLKLAPQDWDRVVAVFVQGPAWQFKGWPWLLPDGSPVDIFAKIRAFHLKYDEAKTDPNVQKWDVTVLELSRHRRHLDRPVFLRFWETLDRYMVKHKSHLRF; encoded by the exons ATGGCGGATGTGTTGAGTGTTCTCCGTCAGTATAACATTCAGAAAAAGGAAATCGTCGCTAAGGGAGATGAAGTTATATTTGGAGAGTTCTCCTGGCCGAAAAATGTCAAGACCAACTACATAATCTGGGG TACTGGTAAAGAGGGCCAGCCCAAGGAGTACTATACTTTGGACTCTATCTTGTTCTTGCTCAACAATGTGCATCTGCCGCATCCATCCTATGTGCGAAGAGCTGCA ACAGAGAACATCCCTGTTGTCAGACGACCTGATCGAAAAGGCTTGCTGTTATATCTCAATGGCGAAAGTT CTACATCAACAAGTATTGACAGAAGTGCTCCTATAGAAATAGGTTTGCAAAGGCCAACACAAG TTAAAAGAGCAGCTGATGAAGTATCTTCTGAGGCCAAAAAACCAAGGATTGAG GATGAGGAGCGAGTGCGTCTGGATAAGGAGCGTCTGGCTGCCCGTCTGGAGGGCCACAAAGAGGGCATCGTACAGACTGACCAGATCAG atcaCTTTCTGAGGCTATGTCAGTGGAGAAAATCGCAGCCATCAAAGCCAAAATCATGGCCAAGAAACGTTCCACCATCAAAACGGATCTGGATGACGACATAACCCTGAAGCAGAGAAGCTTTGTGGATGCTGAAGTGGATGTCACCAGGGATATTGTCAGCAGAGAGAGGGTCTGGAGGACCAGGACAACCATTCTCCAGAGCACTGGAAAG AACTTCTCCAAGAACATCTTTGCCATCCTTCAGTCAGTGAAAGCCAGAGAGGAAGGACGAGCACCAGAGCAGAGACCAGCACAAAACACTACCCAAGCA GACCCGTCCCTCAGGAACAAGCAGCCTGTCCCTGCTGCCTACAACAGATACGACCAGGAGCGATTCAAAGGAAAAGAGG aaaCGGAGGGTTTCAAGATCGACACCATGGGCACCTACCACGGCATGACCCTGAAGTCAGTGACG GAAGGAGCTTCTGCTCGGAAGGCCCAGACCCCAGCGCTGCAGCCTGTCCCTCGCCCAG TTTCACAAGCCAGACCTCCACCAAATCAGAAGAAAG GGTCCCGGACACCCATCGTCATCATCCCCGCCGCCACCACCTCACTCATCACAATGCTCAATGCCAAGGATCTCCTGCAAGATCTAAA GTTCGTCACAccagaagagaagaagaagcagggCATCCAGCGCGACAACGAGGTTCTGCTCCAGAGGCGCAAAGACCAGATCCAGCCCGGCGGTACCACGCTGAGCGTCACGGTGCCGTACCGCATCATTGATCAGCCGCTCAAACTGGCTCCACAGGACTG GGATCGAGTGgtggctgtgtttgtgcagggTCCGGCCTGGCAGTTCAAAGGCTGGCCGTGGCTGCTGCCTGATGGATCTCCTGTCGACATTTTCGCCAAAA ttcgAGCCTTCCATTTGAAGTATGATGAGGCGAAGACAGACCCCAACGTGCAGAAGTGGGATGTGACCGTCCTGGAGCTGAGCCGCCACAGGCGCCACCTGGACCGGCCCGTCTTCCTGCGCTTCTGGGAAACCCTCGACAG ATACATGGTGAAGCACAAATCTCACCTCAGGTTCTGA
- the LOC139214261 gene encoding beta-1,3-galactosyltransferase 2-like, with protein MQWRRRHCCTHTAKLFYLLSLLGVLVFLVHQVWLPRLTGMPWWRGNPVVYGGGGLHTAKAKWNISAQHLVWRFVIVPQPTFQADGNVSFNEKESVSSPQGDPKSENTSAASVEGELSAALTGGPYTYIINEPDKCADSRPVPFLVLLIATEARQVEARNAIRQTWGNESVAPALGFIRLFLLGKNDGELGLLQQKMLESESRRYHDIIQQDFMDSYKNLTIKTLMGMNWVTIHCPRASYVMKTDSDMFVNTEYLIYKLLRPDMKPKRNYFTGNNMRGFAPNRNKNSKWYMSPELYPSEKYPTFCSGTGYVFSGDLARKIYHASLSIPHLHLEDVYVGICLAKLQIEPTPPSNAFLFNHWRVSYSSCKYSHLITSHGFHPNELLKYWHHLQSNKHNACISTLKARAGRINPNKSNKEKPAQ; from the coding sequence ATGCAGTGGAGACGACGCcactgctgtacacacacagctaaacTCTTCTATCTCCTCTCACTGTTGGGTGTACTGGTCTTTCTGGTCCATCAGGTGTGGCTGCCGAGGCTCACTGGTATGCCATGGTGGAGAGGCAATCCTGTGGTGTACGGAGGTGGTGGGCTTCATACCGCCAAAGCCAAATGGAACATCAGCGCCCAACATTTGGTGTGGAGGTTTGTCATTGTGCCTCAGCCGACTTTCCAGGCTGACGGGAACGTCAGCTTCAATGAGAAAGAAAGTGTCTCCTCACCTCAAGGAGACCCAAAATCTGAGAACACTTCAGCAGCCAGTGTAGAAGGAGAACTTAGTGCCGCTTTAACCGGTGGCCCTTACACATATATCATCAATGAGCCAGACAAATGTGCAGACAGCAGGCCTGTGCCTTTCCTGGTGTTGCTGATAGCCACTGAGGCTCGGCAGGTGGAGGCGAGAAATGCAATACGGCAGACATGGGGGAATGAGAGCGTGGCTCCAGCTCTGGGATTCATCCGGCTGTTCCTGCTGGGGAAAAATGACGGAGAGCTGGGACTTCTACAGCAAAAAATGCTAGAATCAGAGAGCCGCAGGTATCACGATATCATTCAGCAGGACTTTATGGATTCCTACAAGAACCTGACAATTAAGACACTGATGGGAATGAACTGGGTGACAATTCACTGTCCACGAGCCAGCTATGTCATGAAGACGGACAGCGACATGTTCGTCAACACAGAGTACCTCATTTACAAGTTGCTCAGACCAGATATGAAGCCTAAGAGGAATTACTTCACAGGCAACAACATGAGAGGCTTTGCACCAAACCGCAATAAGAACAGCAAGTGGTACATGTCCCCAGAGCTGTACCCAAGTGAAAAGTATCCCACCTTCTGCTCTGGGACCGGCTACGTCTTCTCTGGAGACTTGGCGAGGAAAATCTATCACGCATCGCTAAGTATCCCCCATCTGCATCTGGAGGACGTGTACGTGGGAATATGCCTAGCCAAGCTCCAGATCGAGCCCACCCCACCATCCAATGCGTTTCTATTCAACCACTGGCGGGTGTCTTATTCCAGCTGCAAGTACAGCCATCTGATAACCTCACATGGGTTTCACCCCAATGAACTGCTCAAATACTGGCATCACCTGCAGAGCAACAAACACAACGCCTGCATCAGCACACTGAAGGCGAGAGCAGGCAGGATAAACCCAAATAAAAGTAACAAAGAGAAACCAGCTCAATAA